One Natator depressus isolate rNatDep1 chromosome 6, rNatDep2.hap1, whole genome shotgun sequence DNA window includes the following coding sequences:
- the C6H15orf62 gene encoding uncharacterized protein C15orf62 homolog, mitochondrial encodes MDTWRRGSIKSTTFFKRLSFRRHKKLGNQVIILNQTSQTLENNGQYKREPLRDLKDKAEYLVCKSEQNLAQAQAPPKPPRLYLDSSSCPNIIDHTESQSTAISFSSVTPQYHKATQTHMTNSHTVQATDCGTSETGSDPFLSFKVDLGLSLLEDVLQTLRKQNPRDYAV; translated from the coding sequence ATGGATACTTGGCGGAGAGGATCCATTAAATCCACAACGTTCTTCAAGCGTCTTTCATTCAGGAGGCATAAAAAGCTGGGTAATCAAGTCATTATTTTGAATCAGACCAGCCAGACACTTGAGAACAATGGACAGTACAAGAGGGAACCATTAAGAGACCTGAAGGATAAAGCAGAGTACCTGGTATGTAAGAGTGAGCAAAATCTGGCGCAGGCACAGGCACCTCCTAAGCCACCCCGGCTGTATCTGGACAGTTCCAGCTGCCCCAACATAATTGACCACACGGAGTCTCAGTCTACAGCCATCTCCTTTTCTAGTGTCACTCCTCAGTACCATAAGgcaacacaaacacacatgacTAACTCCCACACGGTCCAGGCTACAGACTGTGGGACCTCTGAAACAGGCTCTGATCCCTTCCTTTCCTTCAAAGTGGACTTGGGGCTATCACTCCTTGAGGATGTTCTGCAGACTCTCAGGAAACAGAATCCAAGAGATTACGCAGTTTGA